Proteins from one Hyperolius riggenbachi isolate aHypRig1 chromosome 4, aHypRig1.pri, whole genome shotgun sequence genomic window:
- the LOC137570859 gene encoding lamina-associated polypeptide 2-like, with protein MDDSAAPINDQLPDNSPSQPEEGTSSGSRKASSRSSKPSQRSEHRGENTGKSSSRPKECWACGDRTMPGKLVCKSCFYTIPTEEGESFQDLPTVIHDIVQQSLREQLPGPSSVAGSVEIEEAASTDCIEAEDGVAVGFDFALVPPFVRSVREAIEWEEEEEPPAKKRYFPHLKKKPISFPVMDEVNELVLDEWSKTDKKAPLLNRMTKLYPLEGNLIPQLETPPTVDAAVMRLAKHVTLPLEDSVSFKDPLDRKMDSELRRAHINIGAVCKPAIALTSVSRAIRAWADNMEGAIQGDVDRKTLLSALEEFRLASDFVGEAAFDIIRSAARGIQNTVTIKRALWLRPWNADPNSKAGWCKIPFDGSNSGIN; from the exons ATGGATGATTCCGCTGCCCCTATAAATGACCAGCTACCTGATAATAG CCCCTCACAACCAGAAGAAGGCACCTCAAGTGGAAGCCGTAAGGCATCTTCAAGATCTTCTAAGCCCTCTCAGAGATCTGAGCATAGAGGGGAAAATACGGGCAAATCCTCCAGCAGACCCAAAGAATGTTGGGCATGTGGGGACAGAACAATGCCCGGGAAATTGGTCTGCAAATCATGCTTTTACACAATCCCTACGGAGGAAGGGGAAAGTTTCCAGGATTTACCAACAGTTATACATGATATTGTACAGCAGTCTTTAAGGGAGCAACTACCGGGTCCGAGCTCTGTAGCAGGAAGTGTAGAGATCGAGGAGGCTGCCTCCACAGATTGTATAGAAGCAGAAGACGGAGTGGCAGTCGGATTCGACTTTGCATTAGTACCTCCCTTCGTAAGGTCGGTAAGGGAGGCAATTgagtgggaggaagaggaggaacccCCGGCTAAGAAACGCTACTTCCCACATTTGAAGAAGAAGCCAATAAGCTTCCCAGTCATGGACGAAGTGAATGAGCTGGTATTGGATGAATGGTCAAAGACTGATAAAAAGGCACCCTTATTGAATCGAATGACAAAGTTATACCCATTGGAAGGCAACTTAATTCCTCAGCTAGAGACACCTCCTACGGTCGATGCAGCAGTTATGCGGCTAGCGAAACACGTGACACTCCCCTTGGAGGATTCAGTGTCGTTCAAAGATCCATTAGACAGGAAAATGGACTCTGAATTAAGAAGAGCTCACATTAATATAGGAGCAGTTTGTAAACCAGCGATAGCTCTAACGTCTGTATCCCGTGCTATTAGAGCATGGGCGGACAACATGGAGGGAGCAATCCAGGGAGACGTAGACCGCAAGACCCTCCTGTCAGCCTTAGAGGAGTTTCGCTTAGCTTCAGACTTCGTCGGTGAGGCGGCTTTTGACATTATTCGGTCCGCAGCTAGAGGTATTCAGAATACAGTGACTATTAAGCGCGCGTTATGGCTCAGACCTTGGAATGCAGATCCTAATTCCAAGGCTGGGTGGTGTAAAATACCGTTCGACGGCTCCAATTCGGGGATAAACTGA